Part of the Candidatus Eisenbacteria bacterium genome, GCTCGATCCTGATCGAGGGAGCCGGAGGCAAGGAGGAGGCGCGCTTCCTCACGGTCCACAACGGCTACGACCCGGAGGACTTCGCCGGCCTCGAGCGGAAGCGTTTCGATCGCTTCACGATGGTTTTTGTCGGAACGTTTCATAAGCGAACGGACCCGCGCCTCCTGCTCGCCCCGTATCGGGAGTGTCTCCGATCGGGGTGGATTCCGCGGGGAGCCTCGCGAGTCGTCGTGGTCGGCGCGCAAAGCGCGCGCACGCTGGAGGCGGTCCGCGCGCTCGGCCTCGAGGAGGAGGTCGAGACGACCGGGTTCGTCGCGCATCGGGAGAGCCTCGCGTGGATGGTCTCGGCGGATCTCCTCCTTCAGGTGATCGCGCCGGGGCCCGGAAGCGACCAGATCGTCTCCGGAAAGCTTTATGAATACATGATCGCGGGTCCCCCGGTTCTTACGATCGGCCCGGAGGGGGAAGCGCGGCGAATGGTTCTCGATCTTCGTCTCGGTTCCGCCGCCGATGTCTCGCGCCCCGAGGATGTGGCGGAGAAGCTGGCGGACGCTTTTCGCGCGTGGAAGGAGGGGACGTTCGCGTCATCCGCGCCCTGCGAGGCGGTCGAGCGCTTCGCCTTCGGGGCGCAGACCGCGATCCTCGACGAGTTCCTTCGACGTCTTCTTCGTTGAGAAACCGTCCTTCGCTCGTTCTTGCCGAACGGAAGAGAATTCGCCGCTTCGGGCCGCATCATCGCCAAGTTTTTGAGCATCCCATCTGGTCTTCCTAAGAGTGCCGCGATCGACATTCGTAATTGATTGTTATACAAGCTGTTAGAATGACGCTTCTCGGGTAGATTCTCGGTTCGTTTGGCACCGTCCTTGCGTATGGAGGATGCGTTTCACAACCCTCCCTTCGGGCCGCGCCGTGTCCGGGGCGGCCGTCGAAGGGAATTGGAGGAAGGAAGGAAATGAACAAGAGCCAGCTCGTGAAGTACGTCTCCTACAAGACGAGGCTCCCGCAGAAGGATGTCTGGATGGCGGTCGAGACGACGCTCGACTGCATCAAGCGTTACACGCCGCGCCGCGGCGGGGTGAAGATCCCCGGTTTCGGCAGCTTCTACTGCGCCACGCAGAAGCCGCAGCGGAAGTG contains:
- a CDS encoding glycosyltransferase, coding for MAERKILLVSYYFPPLGGVGAFRAVKLARYLPRFGWRPTVLTLRTPYYYCIDPTLERELGEGVRVVRTESADPFRLFGRLRPPPKEGAADGTRRDPLFGRLTRWAKSVNTWFFVPDNSIGWFPFAARAAERVVREEGIDLVYSINVPQTCHLIGRAAKRRTGVAWVADFRDAWTANPDLPSPTSLHAKMNRALERSVLREADGIVSVNDTIRSILIEGAGGKEEARFLTVHNGYDPEDFAGLERKRFDRFTMVFVGTFHKRTDPRLLLAPYRECLRSGWIPRGASRVVVVGAQSARTLEAVRALGLEEEVETTGFVAHRESLAWMVSADLLLQVIAPGPGSDQIVSGKLYEYMIAGPPVLTIGPEGEARRMVLDLRLGSAADVSRPEDVAEKLADAFRAWKEGTFASSAPCEAVERFAFGAQTAILDEFLRRLLR
- a CDS encoding HU family DNA-binding protein, producing MNKSQLVKYVSYKTRLPQKDVWMAVETTLDCIKRYTPRRGGVKIPGFGSFYCATQKPQRKWNARTKRYQYTKQYREVYFTPTRTWWKNIQS